One Chitinophagaceae bacterium C216 genomic window carries:
- the rpiB gene encoding Ribose-5-phosphate isomerase B, protein METTLDLTKPIAIGSDHAGFEMKEFVISYLEGKSLAFKDFGTHSAESADYPDFAHPVAEAVASGAFSFGILLCGSGNGVAITANKHQEIRAALCWDEEIAALARKHNNANVICIPARFVSESVAEEMIDVFIKTAFEGGRHANRVNKISC, encoded by the coding sequence ATGGAAACAACATTGGATCTTACGAAACCCATTGCCATAGGCTCGGACCATGCAGGGTTTGAGATGAAAGAATTTGTGATCTCATATCTGGAGGGCAAGAGCTTGGCCTTTAAGGATTTTGGAACACATTCGGCGGAATCTGCCGATTATCCCGACTTTGCACATCCTGTTGCCGAAGCTGTAGCTAGTGGGGCTTTTTCATTTGGTATTCTGCTTTGCGGCAGTGGGAATGGCGTTGCTATTACTGCTAATAAGCATCAGGAAATTAGGGCCGCACTCTGCTGGGACGAAGAAATTGCCGCCCTTGCCAGAAAACACAACAATGCTAATGTCATTTGTATTCCTGCCCGGTTCGTGTCGGAAAGCGTTGCTGAAGAAATGATTGATGTTTTCATTAAAACAGCTTTCGAAGGAGGTCGCCATGCTAATCGGGTAAATAAAATTTCCTGTTAA
- the hldD gene encoding ADP-L-glycero-D-manno-heptose-6-epimerase, whose product MGAYILKELVQQGYNVRAIKRSSSRLPFFIDAEVLRKVEWVEGDILDVISLADAMEGVDTVIHCAAIVSFHHSDRSQMYRVNVEGTKNVVNVALEQQVQRFVYISSVAAIGRKITGTVVDESAKWENNKANTHYAISKFYAELEVWRGFSEGLQGVILNPATVLGYGDWNQGSCGLFKSAYNEFKWYSRGVNGFADVEDVARATVALMESDITDERFIICNDNWPFRKLFDTMADCFGKKRPSKEATPFLAGLAWRLEKVKSIVTGKKPLLTKESAKVANSFTRFSNEKLLKALPGFSYRPLEETIKRACKMYMQAK is encoded by the coding sequence TTGGGAGCCTATATTCTTAAAGAATTGGTTCAACAAGGCTATAACGTTCGAGCGATAAAGCGTTCGTCGTCTCGACTACCTTTTTTTATAGATGCCGAAGTTCTCCGCAAAGTAGAGTGGGTAGAGGGTGATATTCTGGATGTGATTTCTTTAGCAGATGCGATGGAGGGTGTCGATACCGTAATCCATTGTGCAGCGATTGTTTCGTTTCACCACTCTGATCGTTCCCAAATGTATCGAGTGAATGTAGAAGGTACAAAGAATGTGGTAAATGTTGCGCTGGAGCAGCAAGTGCAGCGCTTTGTATACATCAGTTCTGTTGCTGCTATCGGGCGCAAAATAACTGGTACCGTAGTAGATGAATCCGCCAAATGGGAAAATAATAAGGCCAACACGCACTATGCCATAAGTAAGTTTTATGCAGAACTGGAAGTATGGCGAGGGTTTTCCGAAGGATTGCAAGGAGTGATCTTAAATCCGGCTACTGTATTGGGATATGGTGATTGGAATCAAGGCAGCTGTGGCCTTTTCAAAAGCGCCTACAACGAATTTAAATGGTATAGCAGAGGTGTGAATGGCTTTGCGGATGTAGAAGACGTAGCCCGGGCCACTGTAGCTTTAATGGAGAGTGATATTACGGACGAACGGTTTATTATATGTAATGACAATTGGCCATTTAGAAAATTGTTTGACACAATGGCTGATTGCTTCGGGAAAAAACGACCATCGAAAGAGGCAACTCCTTTTCTAGCTGGTCTGGCGTGGAGACTGGAAAAGGTAAAATCAATAGTTACCGGAAAAAAACCATTACTAACAAAAGAAAGTGCAAAGGTTGCCAACAGCTTCACAAGATTTAGCAATGAGAAACTATTAAAAGCGCTGCCCGGTTTCAGTTATCGTCCTTTGGAGGAAACCATAAAAAGAGCGTGTAAAATGTATATGCAAGCGAAATAA
- the iolW gene encoding scyllo-inositol 2-dehydrogenase (NADP(+)) IolW codes for MLNNRIINTGICSYGMSGKIFHAPFIHAHPLFNLSAIVERHRDESRAKYPDSKLYRSFEELLADKDIELIVVNTPVQTHFEYAKAALNAGKHVIVEKPFTVTAEEAQILDDLAKEKNLFLSVYQNRRYDGDFKALKDVVSENLLGELKEAELRYDRYRPGHSGKDHKEGDKPGAGNLHDLGAHLIDQAIQLFGFPEAVFADVFTMRKDMIANDYFEVLLYYPRPFRVRIKGTVFAREQYYAYILQGENGTFMQQRSDLQEARLMADEVPSLGTWIPTPQGHDGILHTIINGEPVRKETRSTMGNYMDYYEDVYQALVNGAPNPVPASQAVLTMRIIEAALKSSAEKRVITL; via the coding sequence ATGCTCAATAACAGAATCATCAATACAGGTATTTGCTCATACGGTATGAGTGGTAAGATTTTTCATGCTCCCTTTATACACGCGCATCCTTTATTTAACCTAAGCGCTATTGTGGAAAGGCACCGCGATGAGTCGCGGGCAAAATACCCTGATTCCAAACTGTATCGCTCTTTCGAGGAGCTACTGGCCGATAAGGATATTGAACTCATTGTGGTAAATACACCGGTGCAGACGCATTTCGAATATGCCAAAGCCGCCCTAAACGCAGGAAAGCATGTGATTGTTGAAAAGCCCTTTACCGTAACAGCAGAGGAAGCACAAATACTGGATGATCTGGCAAAAGAAAAAAACCTTTTTCTAAGCGTATATCAAAACCGTAGATACGACGGCGACTTTAAAGCGCTGAAAGACGTAGTGAGCGAAAATCTTCTAGGCGAGCTAAAAGAAGCCGAACTTCGCTATGACCGCTATCGTCCCGGACATAGCGGTAAGGATCATAAAGAGGGCGATAAACCCGGCGCCGGCAACCTGCACGATTTAGGAGCCCATTTAATTGATCAGGCCATTCAACTGTTTGGATTTCCTGAAGCCGTGTTTGCCGATGTATTCACCATGCGGAAAGACATGATTGCCAACGATTACTTCGAAGTATTGTTGTACTATCCGCGACCTTTCAGGGTAAGAATCAAAGGAACTGTATTTGCACGTGAACAGTACTATGCTTATATTCTACAAGGAGAAAACGGTACGTTCATGCAACAACGCTCTGACCTGCAAGAAGCCCGCCTAATGGCCGACGAGGTTCCTTCGTTGGGCACCTGGATTCCTACCCCGCAAGGACATGATGGTATACTACATACAATAATCAACGGAGAGCCCGTACGCAAAGAAACCCGCTCTACCATGGGTAATTACATGGATTATTATGAGGATGTATACCAAGCGCTGGTAAACGGAGCACCCAATCCGGTTCCGGCATCGCAGGCCGTGCTTACCATGCGTATTATTGAAGCAGCTTTAAAGAGCAGTGCGGAAAAAAGGGTTATAACGCTCTAG
- the gmk gene encoding Guanylate kinase: MASANKKIIIITAPSGAGKTSITRYLLERFPQLSFSISATTRSPRENEVDGKDYYFISIDAFKQKIQSGEFVEWEMVYEGKYYGTLKTELVRLWKEKKCPLLDIDVKGAIHIQQQYPDSTLSIFIEPPSVRELARRLASRGTETEESLQTRINKAEYEMSFSHHFDHIVVNDDLQEACEEAEKLVSEFLNK, from the coding sequence ATGGCTTCTGCTAATAAAAAAATCATCATTATAACGGCTCCTTCCGGAGCTGGTAAAACATCCATTACCCGATATCTGCTGGAACGCTTTCCGCAGTTGTCTTTTTCTATATCTGCCACTACACGCAGCCCGCGCGAAAATGAAGTGGACGGTAAAGACTATTACTTCATCAGCATAGACGCATTTAAGCAAAAAATACAAAGCGGCGAATTTGTGGAGTGGGAAATGGTGTACGAAGGCAAATATTACGGTACCTTGAAAACAGAATTAGTACGCCTCTGGAAAGAAAAAAAATGTCCGCTTTTGGATATTGATGTTAAAGGCGCTATCCACATCCAGCAACAATATCCTGACAGTACCCTATCGATTTTTATTGAGCCTCCATCCGTAAGAGAGCTAGCACGTAGGCTGGCCAGTCGCGGTACAGAAACTGAAGAATCTTTACAAACCCGTATCAATAAGGCCGAATATGAAATGTCTTTCAGCCATCATTTCGATCATATAGTTGTAAACGACGATTTACAAGAAGCTTGTGAAGAAGCGGAAAAACTAGTTAGTGAATTTCTGAACAAATAA
- the murA gene encoding UDP-N-acetylglucosamine 1-carboxyvinyltransferase, with the protein MSVFEVNGGNRLKGTIVPQGAKNEALQIISAVLLTPEEVTIHNIPDILDVNLLIELLSDMNVKVNRVNRSTCKFQADEVNIDYLHSPEFKKKSGRLRGSVMLAGALLARYKKAFIPKPGGDKIGRRRLDTHVIGFQKLGTQFNYNAEDGFFHLTADELKGTYMLLDEPSVTGTANIVMAATMAKGTTTIYNAACEPYVQQLCKMLNRMGAKISGIGSNLLTIEGVDYLHGTEHTMLPDMIEVGSFIGLAAMTQSEITIKNASINDLGIIPEKFRQLGIEMEFRGDDIYIPSQELYTIQRHLDGSVLTIYDHPWPGFTPDLLSIVLVTAIQARGSVLIHQKMFESRLFFVDKLIEMGAQIILCDPHRAVVIGLERETQLRGITMSSPDIRAGVALLIAALSAEGKSTIQNIEQIDRGYQYIDTRLQALGADIKRI; encoded by the coding sequence ATGAGCGTTTTTGAAGTAAATGGAGGAAATCGACTGAAAGGAACCATTGTTCCTCAGGGTGCAAAAAACGAGGCATTGCAGATTATTAGTGCAGTACTGCTCACTCCGGAGGAAGTAACGATTCATAACATCCCCGATATACTGGACGTGAACCTGCTGATAGAACTGCTTTCCGATATGAACGTGAAAGTAAATCGTGTAAACAGAAGCACCTGTAAATTCCAGGCTGATGAAGTAAACATCGATTATCTACATAGTCCCGAATTCAAAAAGAAAAGCGGACGATTACGCGGTAGTGTTATGCTGGCTGGCGCACTGCTGGCACGTTATAAAAAAGCATTTATCCCCAAACCAGGTGGTGATAAAATCGGCCGTAGAAGATTGGACACACATGTCATCGGATTTCAGAAACTGGGTACACAGTTCAACTATAATGCTGAGGACGGCTTCTTTCATCTTACCGCCGATGAACTAAAGGGAACCTACATGTTATTAGACGAACCTTCGGTAACAGGAACTGCCAATATTGTTATGGCAGCTACTATGGCCAAGGGTACTACTACTATTTACAATGCTGCTTGCGAACCTTATGTACAACAGCTATGCAAAATGTTGAACCGCATGGGTGCTAAAATCAGCGGTATTGGCAGTAACCTACTTACTATTGAAGGCGTCGATTATCTTCATGGTACCGAGCACACCATGCTTCCCGACATGATTGAAGTGGGTTCTTTCATTGGCCTGGCCGCAATGACGCAAAGCGAAATCACTATCAAAAATGCGAGCATTAACGATTTAGGTATCATTCCCGAAAAATTCCGTCAACTGGGTATTGAAATGGAGTTTAGAGGAGATGATATTTACATTCCCTCTCAGGAGCTATATACCATTCAGCGCCACCTCGATGGCAGTGTACTTACCATTTACGATCATCCTTGGCCGGGCTTTACACCAGATCTTCTAAGCATTGTACTCGTAACAGCCATTCAAGCACGAGGCAGTGTACTTATCCATCAAAAAATGTTTGAAAGCCGCCTGTTTTTTGTAGATAAGCTAATAGAAATGGGGGCACAAATCATTCTTTGCGACCCGCATCGTGCTGTTGTTATCGGACTGGAACGCGAAACACAGCTCAGAGGCATTACCATGAGTAGCCCCGACATCAGAGCGGGTGTGGCTTTGCTGATTGCCGCATTAAGCGCCGAAGGCAAAAGCACTATTCAGAATATTGAACAAATTGATCGCGGGTACCAATATATTGACACCAGATTACAAGCTTTAGGAGCGGATATTAAGAGGATATAA
- the tatC2 gene encoding Sec-independent protein translocase protein TatCy produces MALMDFFNKRSNGNDEMSFVDHLEVLRWHLIRSIIAVVICAVMVFVFADFFVDDIVFGPTKPSFVSIEWLCRTGHAVGVGEALCFNNDTPIRFQETTLTGQFIASFTVAFIGGFILAFPYVFWELWQFVKPALSDTEKRQTRGIIFWVSVLFFLGVAFGYFILTPLMVNFYFNYKLSEMIDIRPTFSDYLENLLYTTVGIGLLFQLPLLILLLSRAGIITSKTLRRYRRHAFVVILIAAAIITPTTDPFSLAVVAMPLYMLFEISISLAARGEKKAAANAESIEEWS; encoded by the coding sequence ATGGCTTTGATGGACTTTTTTAATAAACGGAGCAACGGCAATGATGAAATGTCTTTTGTAGACCATCTGGAAGTACTGCGCTGGCACTTAATACGTTCGATTATTGCCGTAGTGATATGTGCCGTTATGGTGTTTGTGTTTGCCGATTTTTTTGTAGACGATATCGTATTCGGGCCTACTAAGCCCAGCTTTGTCTCCATCGAATGGTTATGTCGTACCGGCCATGCAGTAGGTGTGGGCGAAGCGCTTTGTTTTAATAATGATACACCCATTCGATTTCAGGAAACAACACTAACCGGACAGTTTATTGCATCGTTTACGGTAGCCTTCATCGGTGGGTTTATCCTAGCATTTCCCTATGTATTTTGGGAGTTATGGCAGTTTGTGAAACCCGCTTTATCCGATACGGAAAAGCGCCAGACCCGCGGCATCATCTTTTGGGTTTCGGTACTGTTCTTCTTAGGGGTAGCTTTCGGATATTTTATTCTAACACCGCTTATGGTTAATTTCTATTTTAACTATAAGCTGAGTGAGATGATTGATATCCGCCCTACATTTTCAGATTATCTGGAAAACCTGCTCTATACTACAGTGGGTATAGGCTTGCTATTTCAATTGCCTTTACTAATCCTGCTTTTGTCAAGAGCGGGCATCATCACCTCCAAAACACTCCGCCGATACAGACGTCATGCATTTGTTGTAATTTTGATAGCAGCGGCCATTATTACTCCCACTACCGACCCCTTCAGTCTTGCCGTAGTGGCTATGCCGTTATATATGCTTTTTGAAATCAGCATTTCTCTGGCCGCCCGCGGAGAGAAAAAAGCAGCAGCAAACGCTGAATCCATTGAAGAATGGAGCTAA
- the btuB_2 gene encoding Vitamin B12 transporter BtuB — translation MFSKKKIQSPSLRFRGWRRKSYAAFHSIGKHITIGKVKGVVADTLLRKQNTIATTTKGITIDLKTDVVEAPEEPTNPPSLQLALLAPVVCRKKTDCETIVSINDFIYSRRLKVAVQSLSAFLFFTTLITKQHMKKVWITLIGCILFKGLYAQEQTLDPVTITSSLIEKRSSETGRNITILSGESIASLPVHSLDELLRYLPGIEVQSRGPQGAQSDISLRGGTFQQILIILDGLRINDPNTGHFTAYIPITPAQIERIEVLKGASAAVYGADAVGGVINIITKTAQSASNANAQAIHARVGAGAHHLVNTNVGGFYKKDRLIIDAGVLSNHSTGVPQRGINGFFHNTSASAGIGYQLNDYWRLSARTALDRRHFAAQNFYTTFASDTATERVISWWHQLQAHYKKNRSELSLNVGYKKLDDTYAYNSAASPNQNTSKLLQALLLYQQKLGENTSLVTGFNFQNKSIISNDRGDHSLNTAAPFAGLIQKIGPQFNLMPSLRIEWIGSHNAEILPQLNASYHIQNLQLRASGGRTIRDADFTERYSNYNKPLVTSGSIGNPGLIPETAWTYEAGFDWFFNSRLKLSTTFFQRFHSKLIDWVNTTYEDMPRKDNLDPSGMYALAKNIAEVNTSGFETDIRYLEQFAENHHLTLNAGMVWLYSKSTESAPSFYISSHAKFLGNFNAVYTVGNLTLSFTGLYKNRNPQEAAGINAYVNKDYFVLNGSILYHILPRKLGIFFQADNIFNRQYSDLLGSVMPGRWLQGGIQCSLK, via the coding sequence ATGTTTTCAAAGAAAAAAATACAATCACCATCATTACGCTTTAGAGGTTGGAGACGCAAATCGTATGCGGCATTCCATAGCATCGGAAAACATATTACCATCGGCAAAGTAAAAGGCGTCGTTGCCGATACGCTTTTGCGTAAGCAAAATACTATTGCTACCACCACCAAGGGCATTACTATTGATTTAAAAACAGACGTTGTAGAAGCACCCGAAGAGCCAACGAATCCTCCATCCTTACAATTGGCATTACTGGCTCCTGTGGTTTGCAGAAAAAAAACTGATTGTGAAACGATAGTCAGTATTAACGATTTTATATACTCACGAAGGCTGAAAGTGGCTGTACAGTCGCTTTCAGCCTTTTTATTTTTTACAACCCTCATAACAAAACAGCACATGAAAAAAGTATGGATTACACTGATTGGATGTATTTTATTCAAAGGGCTTTATGCACAGGAACAAACACTAGACCCGGTTACCATTACCTCTTCTCTTATTGAAAAAAGAAGTTCGGAAACCGGACGCAACATCACTATCCTCTCTGGAGAAAGTATAGCTTCTTTGCCAGTACATTCACTTGATGAACTGTTGCGATATCTACCTGGTATAGAAGTACAATCGCGCGGTCCACAAGGTGCACAAAGCGATATCAGCCTTCGCGGAGGAACCTTTCAGCAGATATTAATTATTTTAGACGGACTTCGTATCAATGATCCCAATACAGGACATTTTACCGCATACATTCCCATTACTCCGGCACAAATTGAACGCATCGAGGTATTAAAAGGCGCTTCTGCTGCAGTATATGGTGCAGATGCCGTAGGAGGCGTCATTAATATCATTACCAAAACAGCTCAATCTGCATCTAATGCTAATGCACAGGCAATACACGCACGTGTGGGCGCAGGTGCTCATCATCTTGTGAACACCAATGTGGGAGGCTTTTACAAAAAGGACCGTCTGATTATTGACGCTGGTGTTTTATCTAATCATTCCACAGGCGTTCCTCAAAGAGGTATCAACGGATTTTTTCATAATACATCTGCCTCAGCAGGTATTGGTTATCAGTTGAATGATTATTGGCGTCTTTCGGCAAGAACAGCACTAGACCGTCGCCACTTTGCTGCACAAAACTTTTATACCACTTTTGCTTCTGACACTGCAACAGAGCGTGTAATCAGCTGGTGGCATCAATTACAGGCTCATTACAAAAAAAATCGTTCAGAATTGAGCTTAAACGTAGGATACAAAAAACTGGACGACACTTACGCCTACAATAGTGCCGCATCTCCCAATCAAAATACTTCCAAATTACTGCAAGCCTTATTACTGTATCAGCAGAAATTAGGAGAAAACACTTCTCTGGTTACAGGATTTAATTTTCAGAATAAATCCATCATTTCCAACGATAGAGGTGATCATTCTTTGAATACCGCTGCTCCGTTCGCAGGCCTCATTCAAAAAATAGGTCCGCAATTTAATTTGATGCCATCTTTGCGGATAGAATGGATTGGTAGCCATAACGCAGAAATACTTCCCCAGTTAAATGCTTCTTATCATATTCAAAACTTACAGCTTAGAGCCAGTGGAGGTCGTACTATTCGTGATGCAGACTTTACAGAACGATATAGCAACTACAATAAACCTCTTGTGACCAGTGGTAGCATTGGTAATCCAGGGCTAATACCCGAAACCGCTTGGACTTATGAAGCAGGATTTGATTGGTTTTTTAATTCGCGCCTGAAATTATCCACCACCTTTTTTCAACGCTTTCATAGCAAGCTGATTGATTGGGTAAACACCACTTACGAAGATATGCCTAGAAAAGACAATTTGGATCCTTCGGGCATGTATGCACTTGCAAAAAATATTGCAGAAGTGAATACATCCGGTTTTGAGACAGATATCCGATATCTGGAGCAGTTTGCAGAAAATCATCACCTCACATTGAATGCAGGCATGGTATGGTTGTATAGCAAAAGCACCGAAAGCGCCCCATCCTTTTATATTTCTTCCCATGCGAAGTTCTTGGGCAATTTCAATGCAGTATACACGGTGGGCAATCTTACACTTAGTTTCACAGGATTATATAAAAACCGCAACCCGCAAGAGGCGGCTGGTATTAATGCCTATGTAAATAAAGACTATTTTGTACTGAACGGAAGCATTTTATACCATATCCTGCCGAGAAAGCTGGGTATTTTCTTCCAAGCAGATAATATCTTTAATCGTCAATATAGTGATCTTCTAGGGAGTGTAATGCCCGGAAGGTGGTTACAGGGAGGTATTCAATGCTCGTTGAAATAA
- the yliI gene encoding Aldose sugar dehydrogenase YliI, translated as MRLTLKYILPATALMGSLYACNGKSSADQTKPDAELPNLPPVETNPPNTDYKPAFEGQTRAPGMKTTTELDIQILTEDLVNPWGIAVLPDGRLLITENGGTMRIATTKGELSAPIVGLPPVNSNGQGGLLGLTIDPDFSNNRMVYWCFSEDIDGGTLTAVAKGRLSDDEKTIENPVVIYRATPAFAGTLHYGGRILFDKDGNLFVSTGERSDLKTRPKAQDLSTGLGKIVRITKEGKPVADNPFINTPNAMPENYSYGHRNVQGLAIHPVTGDLWNCEFGPRGGDEINRIEPGKNYGWPTITYGIEYSGEAINNGLTQKEGMEQPVYYWDPVVSPSGMTFYSGDLIPEWKNNLFIGCLSGSHILRLDIRDNKVVGEERLLTGQQQRFRDVQQGKDGALYAVCDGAHGRLYRIGKK; from the coding sequence ATGCGTCTTACATTGAAATATATACTGCCTGCCACAGCGCTAATGGGCAGTCTCTACGCTTGTAATGGCAAATCTTCGGCTGATCAAACGAAGCCTGATGCGGAATTACCCAATTTACCTCCTGTGGAAACCAATCCGCCTAATACAGATTATAAACCGGCCTTCGAAGGACAAACTCGAGCTCCCGGCATGAAAACAACCACTGAGTTGGATATACAGATTTTAACAGAAGATCTGGTAAATCCTTGGGGTATTGCGGTATTGCCCGACGGAAGATTACTTATTACAGAAAATGGCGGTACCATGCGTATTGCTACAACTAAAGGAGAACTTTCTGCTCCTATTGTAGGATTACCACCTGTAAATTCAAACGGACAGGGAGGTTTGCTGGGATTGACCATCGATCCTGATTTTAGTAACAACCGCATGGTGTATTGGTGTTTTTCGGAAGATATTGATGGCGGAACTCTTACGGCGGTAGCCAAGGGTCGTTTATCTGATGATGAAAAAACAATAGAGAACCCTGTAGTGATTTATCGTGCTACACCGGCTTTTGCAGGTACTTTACATTATGGCGGCAGAATATTGTTTGATAAGGACGGCAATCTCTTTGTTAGTACCGGTGAAAGATCCGATCTGAAAACAAGACCTAAAGCGCAGGATTTGAGCACAGGGTTGGGCAAAATTGTACGTATCACGAAAGAGGGTAAGCCTGTAGCAGACAATCCTTTTATCAATACACCCAATGCCATGCCCGAAAACTACAGCTATGGTCATCGTAATGTTCAAGGCTTGGCCATACATCCTGTAACGGGCGATTTATGGAACTGTGAATTTGGTCCCCGAGGTGGCGATGAAATTAATCGCATTGAGCCGGGCAAGAATTACGGATGGCCTACCATTACTTATGGTATTGAGTACTCTGGAGAGGCTATAAATAACGGGCTTACGCAAAAAGAAGGAATGGAACAGCCTGTATATTACTGGGATCCGGTGGTATCGCCCAGCGGTATGACCTTCTATAGCGGCGATCTGATACCGGAGTGGAAGAACAACTTGTTTATCGGTTGTTTGAGTGGCTCTCATATTCTGCGACTGGATATCCGAGATAATAAAGTAGTAGGAGAAGAAAGATTACTCACCGGCCAGCAACAACGTTTCAGAGATGTTCAGCAAGGAAAAGACGGAGCCTTGTATGCTGTATGTGATGGAGCACATGGTCGTCTTTATCGCATCGGCAAGAAATAA